Genomic window (Culex pipiens pallens isolate TS chromosome 3, TS_CPP_V2, whole genome shotgun sequence):
aattcaaatgctacgtcacggttttcttgcctattgggtcctaaaatgaagcttaaatttgtggtTTTATGGTTCACAACGCtaatgcttatttttctgagtacataccataccaatcagcatagcgcaccaggtacgcgtgctgtagcaagaagacgcttccatctttctcgaTCTTgcgctgctactctccaatttcccaggttacagatcttccggatatcaccattcacttgatctccccaccgtgcgcgcggtttccctgctcttctgcctgttccgccagctggttcagcgcggtcaaaaagcagtctgacaggctggctctcgtccattcgggcgacatggccggcccacctgagcctcccgatcttcgcctgggtggcgatggtcggttcttcaagaaacgcgtgcagttcgtggttcatgcgtcttcgccacactccgtcagacacctgcactccaccgtagatcgttcgtagcaccttccgttcgaaaactccaagggcacgttcgtcctcctgccgcatcgtccaagtctcgtggccatagaggactaccggtctaatcagtgttttgtacatcgtcagcttcgtgcggcgttgcactcgatctgaTGTGAGAgtcttccgtaatccgaagtacgcacgattcccggcaaaaatacgagtccggatctctttgctggtgtcgttgtcggcggttaccagcgatcccaagtacacgaactcgctcacctcctccaactcatcatCATCCACAGCTAGAGGGGTGAGACATGGGGGGCCAACGTCCTTcgaaccccttcctctcatgtacttcgtcttcgtcgtattcatgccaagtcctacacgccttgcttgtaccttcagtcgggtgtagacatccttcaccgtctccaggtttcttgccacaatgtcgatgtcatcggcaaaagcaagcagctggtaggacctgttcatgatcgtgccactcgtgtcaatgcccgcccttcgaataatgccctcaaggacgatgttaaacagcgcacaggataggccatcaccttgccgcagccctcggcgtgatccaaagggttccgctaaatcccccgaaacacgcacgtgacacatcacaccatccaaggtagccttgatcagtcgAGTCAGTTTAGGCGGAaacccgttctcgtgcataatctgccatagctgctcgcggtcgactgtatcataggccgccttgaagtcgataaagatgtgatgtgtttttctgagtacaatgacctatTATAGCAcagcaaaggatttaaaatggatttttaaatcaatattgaaaaaataacttcttcacttgacagctctttccaaggagaccatagttgatccatcttaaaatggttttttttttttcctgtattctggaaatggagcatttccattcgagcagtttttgcttttttatacaatgtatttcttatggagcgaactgtcaaaaactgctcgattgcgggtgctccatttccCGACTTGAATGAGCATTATCGGGTCGCAATTCTTGATTCTGTTTTTCGTTTCggattttttcaaaccaaaCCCACTGTGTGTGTGGCTTGAAGCAAAAATTCGAGCAAAATCGAACAGTTTAACACACTAAAAATTATCTTGTACATGACACGAAAAAATGCATAACGTGATGAATGCTCAATATTGAGTTGAATTTACTGGAGTGATTTTAAACttgaagatttttatttctaagagtcttaccgtcatctggggcgaatcgggactacagtctgaatagggacagcagtgtttgaAAGTTGaaggtttaaaatttggaaatggttgtacacattttgttggtttgAGTATCTTtttgaaaccaataaaaaaaaatcaaaatattgtactctaacatggttaaaactgctgtcccaattcgccccatgtgtcccaattagccccagttgacggtactgaTTTTCAGCACACCAAGGTTTAAACtttcaacacttttcaaaagctATGATTTTAAGTCAATCTTTCATAGGtcgatattaaaattttataagaatataccgtaatctggggtgaatcgggacttcagtctgaatagggacagcagtttttagagcacttaaagcgtttatatttggaaatggatgtacacattttgttggtctgagtctgttctaaccgaaactaaccagaaaaatcaaaatattgtgctccaacatggttaaaactgctgtcccaattcgccccatgcgtcccgattgaccccagtttacggtacgtaTTTCAGTGCATTGAAAATGCATACTAATTTCTgtaatattaatattattattaataaataaacttgattaaaactttaattaattattaagtaggtcgaataccgatgcaaaaagggctttgtttaccaatggcttttacggctttttgaaaactcatccgagaaatctacgttgaaagattttctatgttatttaaatttaaattgtttttgttattcagaaattacgagaggtgtatcattttttgacccatagtcaaccccactgacggtacgtcAAACAAGCCCTAACTTATTGATCTGAACTTTTTAAAGGGTTTGAATTCGGAtatgatgaaaaaaaagaagcaacgCAGTTCTTGTTACTAATCATTAATTGTGATCAAGCGTTTATTTACACTAGTTTACTTTACTCCTACTTAATCAGTTCTTCAAACCTGATGATGGGGCAAAACGAGAAAGTAAGGAAACAAtcggttcgttttttttttcgaatttgaaatttttgctccAAAAGGCGTGGTGTTTTTGCGTTTCCCGCGTGTCTCAAATTTCACTCCATCGATTGCTAACTTATACcgaggtatttttttattttttttttttatataaaaaaaggaaTTGGTTTGATTGCTAAATTCAACAGGAAAGAACCAAAGTTCAGACGCAAAAAAAAGTGAGGGGAAATAATTTAAAGCTGGCACTGCACGGTCCGTCCCAAAGGGGAGAGCAACGTAAAGATGATGAGGATCTACGTGAAGTGGAACTTGAACTGGAACGGTGACCCGTGCTGGAAGTGATGGAAGGGATTGCCGCCGCCGAAGCCGTTGTTGCGGCCGCCTTCCGGATCGAGCGGATCCTCGCCGGCGTCAAACTGCCGCCTCTTCTCGGGGTCGGTGAGAACTTCCTTGGCGGCGGCAATGTCGATGAACTTCTTTTCGGCCATCTTCTTCTCGTCGCCCTGGAAGTTATCCGGGTGCCACTTTTGGGCGGCTTTCCGGTAGGCTTTCACCACTTCCTGCTTGGTCGCGGATCGCTTCACGTTGAGAATTTTGTAGTAATCCCTCCGTTCGGCTTGCTTCTGCATTCGCTGGGCCCGTTCGATGCCATCCTTGGCCCGCTGAAGGCTGTCGTTGATTTCCAACGCCTCGCGGTACTGGTGGATGGCGTCGTCGTACATCTCAGCGCCGATTAGGGCTTCTGCCCGGTCGCACATCACTTCCGGATCCTGGTACAGGTCCAACGCTTCTCGACACCGTCCGACGGCTGCCGTGTACTGTTCGTCCTTGACGAGGCAAGAGCAGAGCACCTGTTTGCCGTTGTACACCATCATCGGAACGTCCGGTTCAAGCTTGATGAGCTTTTCGGCGTATTGCGTACAGTCGGCGTACCTTTGCTCTTCCAGCGATGATTGCGCATCTTGCAGCACCTTGTCGACCTTCTTGATCTTTTTGTAAAACGGGAAGCAGTCTTTGTGCTCCGGATCGAGCTTTAAGCACTCGCGAATCTCCTTCAGTGCCGATCCCGAATCTCCCAGGTCGTACAGAATCTTCGACAGCGTGTAATAACCATCCGTGCTATCGTGCGAAAGGCGATTCACCGACCGGAAGTCATTGACAGCGGCCAACCGATCGCCAATCCGAATGTACGATTGTGCCCTCGCTTCCCGAATCTCCACCGACCACGGACAAATCTCCAGCAGCTGAGTCAACAGCGCAATTGCCGtgccaaagtcaccccgttgcATCACGTCCAAGCACAGCGCCCACTGATCCCGGGCCGGGTCGATCCGGGCGTACTGGAAGTTCACGTCGTGATTGTTCGGATCCATCCGCAGCACGTTCACCAGGTCCACCTCGGCGTTGTCGAAGTCACCCATCTTGAGGTAAACCTGGCCCCGTTGCGCTCGGGCCGCAATAAAGTCCGGCTTCAGCTCGAGCACGCGGGAAAAGTCGTTGATGGCGAACTTGGACTTGCCGAGGGCCAGGTACACCGTTCCGCGCTTGAAGTACGTCAGATAGTTGTTCGGGTCACCCTCTGTTGTGGAAGGAAATGGTTGCGCAAAGGTTGGAATTCGATTATTGAACATCGTCAGCGTGATGAAACTTACCCACGGCGGCATGGTAATGTGTCAGGGCATCCGAGAGCTGTCCCCGTGCCAGCAGGTCCCTTCCCATCTCCAGGTGGCGGTCGATATCCGCCTGTGAGGTGGCCGATTCTGCCCCTGTGAGGATAAAGAAGAATCACAAttagaaatttgatgttaattcaataaatttttttaaaaagaatacaATTTGACTTAAACCAAAGgtttattagtttttccatacaaggttCCTGATCATATAAAATAGGTATATATGTGAATATTCGGAAATCTGTATCCTGAGgatggattttctgatcgatttggtgtcttcggcaaagttgttttgatatgtttttggagaattttttgcCCTAGAGATTAGGATGGTGCCAAATCTGGTACcggatgaattttttttttaaatttaattgtgatttttgaaaaaaaaacgttacttaatccactttTTCCAACAAAATCACGTTTTTGAGCAAGATTgtcgcaattattttttttttcaatcatttttgtcTCTGAAATTGAATgtgttaaaacgttaaaatcagcaaaaaaaagataTCTGGGATATAGCCCAAggcataggggcaggggggcagaatggaccgcctaaggaaaatttgcaattttcagtgtaagaacgggccttgaccgatcttatgcactaggttcccgacgaacacgcactgcccttacacctacatctcacccttgctctgagtcagtacgagcagcacgctagaacacgctttgagtgttcgtgccaggcatgcacaccttcttttccggttacgcattttaactcggccgggggtggtacattacgtagggtttgatgcaaGTATAAgcgcgcctaaccatttatagtgtgcctatcaacttttattgaagcaaaaactgtttattttcagtatgaattcaaaaactaattgttattttactgtgtattgttttctgctgaaatcttccctattgttgagtcgtgtttatctgttgctatttcttttgtcgcggtgctgtgttacaatattttggtcctaagcattttagaaaagtttttcaaaagtacaatagtaatatttgtgttaatcctttaatcattccataaattgagtaagggctcgaacctcacttgcttaagaaaaaggtgaagtttcaaaacaatggacagtgaaggaaatatactatgtaaagaatcaatagtaaaagaa
Coding sequences:
- the LOC120413787 gene encoding dnaJ homolog subfamily C member 3, giving the protein MLLNLYEMSQLSDSRKLTTVLLFLLLDLCFKRAESATSQADIDRHLEMGRDLLARGQLSDALTHYHAAVEGDPNNYLTYFKRGTVYLALGKSKFAINDFSRVLELKPDFIAARAQRGQVYLKMGDFDNAEVDLVNVLRMDPNNHDVNFQYARIDPARDQWALCLDVMQRGDFGTAIALLTQLLEICPWSVEIREARAQSYIRIGDRLAAVNDFRSVNRLSHDSTDGYYTLSKILYDLGDSGSALKEIRECLKLDPEHKDCFPFYKKIKKVDKVLQDAQSSLEEQRYADCTQYAEKLIKLEPDVPMMVYNGKQVLCSCLVKDEQYTAAVGRCREALDLYQDPEVMCDRAEALIGAEMYDDAIHQYREALEINDSLQRAKDGIERAQRMQKQAERRDYYKILNVKRSATKQEVVKAYRKAAQKWHPDNFQGDEKKMAEKKFIDIAAAKEVLTDPEKRRQFDAGEDPLDPEGGRNNGFGGGNPFHHFQHGSPFQFKFHFT